A genomic window from Flintibacter sp. KGMB00164 includes:
- a CDS encoding carbohydrate ABC transporter permease encodes MQEKKTSGSRIYKVFIYVALIALAVSIVVPVFWVFMASIKQNSEFYGNPWALPAGFYWQNFVNAWNTAKMGEYMLNSVIVTALALVILLVVALPAAYCLSRFYFKGRKFLNTAFMAGLFINVNYIVVPIFLMLRDGDTFLKNTIGTQFLLNNLVVLALVYAATALPFTIYLLSGYFATLPHDFEEAAYIDGAGYGKTMVKIIFPMAQPSIVTIILFNFLSFWNEYIISMTLMSSSTGSKTLPVGLLNLMQAQQSAAQYGTMYAGLVLVMLPTLILYICVQKKLIQGMTVGGLKG; translated from the coding sequence ATGCAAGAGAAGAAAACCTCCGGAAGCCGGATCTATAAGGTATTTATCTACGTGGCCCTCATTGCCCTGGCGGTCTCCATTGTGGTGCCAGTCTTCTGGGTGTTCATGGCCTCTATCAAGCAGAACAGTGAGTTCTACGGCAACCCCTGGGCACTGCCCGCCGGTTTCTACTGGCAGAACTTTGTTAACGCCTGGAATACCGCCAAGATGGGCGAGTATATGCTCAACTCCGTGATCGTCACTGCCCTGGCTCTGGTGATCCTGCTGGTGGTAGCTCTGCCCGCCGCCTACTGCCTGTCCCGCTTCTACTTTAAGGGACGCAAGTTCCTGAACACCGCCTTTATGGCCGGCCTGTTCATCAACGTGAACTACATCGTGGTCCCCATCTTCCTGATGCTGCGGGACGGCGATACCTTCCTGAAGAACACCATCGGCACCCAGTTCTTGCTCAACAATCTGGTGGTGTTGGCCCTGGTGTACGCCGCTACGGCGCTGCCCTTCACCATCTATCTGCTGTCGGGCTACTTTGCCACCCTGCCCCATGACTTTGAGGAGGCGGCCTACATCGACGGCGCCGGCTACGGCAAGACCATGGTCAAGATTATCTTCCCCATGGCGCAGCCTTCCATCGTAACCATCATCCTCTTCAACTTCCTGTCTTTCTGGAATGAGTACATCATCTCTATGACATTGATGAGCTCCTCCACCGGCAGCAAGACCCTCCCCGTTGGTCTGCTGAACCTGATGCAGGCCCAGCAGTCTGCGGCCCAGTACGGCACCATGTATGCCGGTCTGGTGCTGGTGATGCTGCCCACCCTGATCCTCTATATCTGCGTGCAGAAGAAGCTGATCCAGGGTATGACCGTGGGCGGACTGAAAGGTTAA
- the gnpA gene encoding 1,3-beta-galactosyl-N-acetylhexosamine phosphorylase: MSDLKQNRGRVTIPTDVDVVPETLELLERWGADAIRDCDGTDYPEQLKSVDAKVYSTYYTTRKDNAWAKANPDEVQQCYIMTGFYTASQGALSIPLMKGISPELMQVNTRDDIKRWWEVMDRTTGQPVPADQWRYDEESGCVVLDKPEFFHDYTVSFLAYLIWDPVHMYNAVTNDWKDFEHQITFDVRQPKTHKFTMERLRKFIAEHPYVNVIRYTTFFHQFTLVFDELKREKYVDWYGYSASVSPFILEQFEKEVGYKFRPEFIIDQGYYNNQYRIPSKEFKDFMAFQRREVAKLAKEMVDITHELGKEAMMFLGDHWIGTEPYMDEFKTIGLDAVVGSVGNGSTLRLISDIPGVKYTEGRFLPYFFPDTFHEGGDPVKEGKENWVTARRAILRKPIDRIGYGGYLKLACQFPEFIDYLESVCNEFRELYENIKGTTPYCVKTVAVLNAWGKARSWGCHMVHHALYQKQNYSYAGVIEALSGAPFDVKFISFDDIKNDPKCLEGIDVILNIGDGDTAHTGGYWWEDPAISSAIKAFVYNGGGFIGVGEPTGHQYQGRYLQLAQVLGVEKETGFTLGYDKYNWEQHPDHFILADCKGEMDFGEGKKSIYALPTAEILVQKDKEVQMAVNEYGSGRAVYLSGLPYSFENSRVLYRSILWSTHDEAELNKWFSSNYNVEVHAYVKNGKYCVVNNTYEPQSTTVYKGDGSSFQLDLAANEIRWYEI, encoded by the coding sequence ATGAGTGATTTGAAGCAAAACCGGGGACGGGTCACCATCCCCACCGATGTGGACGTGGTGCCCGAGACCCTGGAGCTGCTGGAGCGCTGGGGGGCGGACGCCATCCGGGACTGTGACGGCACCGATTATCCCGAGCAGCTCAAAAGCGTCGACGCCAAGGTGTACTCCACCTATTACACCACCCGTAAGGACAACGCCTGGGCTAAGGCCAACCCGGACGAGGTGCAGCAGTGCTACATCATGACCGGCTTTTATACTGCCAGCCAGGGAGCCCTGTCCATCCCTCTGATGAAGGGCATCAGCCCGGAGCTGATGCAGGTGAACACCCGGGACGACATCAAGCGCTGGTGGGAAGTGATGGACCGCACCACCGGCCAGCCTGTGCCTGCCGACCAGTGGCGCTATGATGAGGAGAGCGGCTGTGTGGTTCTGGACAAGCCTGAGTTTTTCCACGACTACACCGTCAGCTTCCTGGCCTATCTCATCTGGGATCCTGTGCACATGTATAACGCCGTCACCAACGACTGGAAGGACTTTGAGCACCAGATCACCTTTGACGTGCGTCAGCCCAAGACCCACAAGTTTACCATGGAGCGCCTGCGCAAGTTCATCGCCGAGCATCCCTATGTAAACGTCATCCGCTACACCACCTTCTTCCACCAGTTTACTCTGGTGTTTGACGAGCTCAAGCGTGAGAAGTATGTGGACTGGTATGGCTACTCTGCCTCCGTCTCTCCCTTCATCCTGGAGCAGTTTGAGAAGGAAGTGGGCTATAAGTTCCGCCCCGAGTTCATCATCGACCAGGGCTACTACAACAACCAGTACCGTATCCCCAGCAAGGAGTTCAAGGACTTTATGGCCTTCCAGCGCCGGGAAGTGGCCAAGCTGGCCAAGGAGATGGTGGACATCACCCACGAGCTGGGCAAAGAGGCCATGATGTTCCTGGGCGACCACTGGATCGGCACCGAGCCCTATATGGACGAGTTCAAGACCATCGGTCTGGACGCTGTGGTTGGTTCCGTGGGCAACGGCTCCACCCTGCGCCTCATTTCCGACATCCCCGGCGTGAAGTACACCGAGGGCCGCTTCCTGCCTTACTTCTTCCCCGACACCTTCCATGAGGGCGGCGATCCTGTGAAGGAGGGCAAGGAGAACTGGGTGACCGCCCGCCGCGCCATCCTCCGCAAGCCCATCGACCGCATCGGCTATGGCGGCTATCTGAAGCTGGCCTGCCAGTTCCCCGAGTTCATCGACTACCTGGAGAGCGTGTGCAACGAGTTCCGGGAGCTGTATGAGAACATTAAGGGCACCACTCCCTACTGTGTCAAGACCGTGGCCGTCCTCAACGCCTGGGGCAAGGCCCGTTCCTGGGGCTGCCACATGGTTCACCACGCCCTGTATCAGAAGCAGAACTACTCCTATGCCGGCGTGATCGAGGCCCTGTCCGGCGCTCCCTTTGATGTGAAGTTCATCAGCTTTGATGACATCAAGAACGATCCCAAGTGCCTGGAGGGCATCGACGTCATCCTGAACATCGGCGACGGCGACACTGCTCACACTGGCGGCTACTGGTGGGAGGATCCCGCCATCTCCTCCGCCATCAAGGCCTTTGTCTACAACGGCGGCGGCTTCATCGGCGTGGGCGAGCCCACCGGCCACCAGTATCAGGGCCGCTATCTGCAGCTGGCTCAGGTGCTGGGCGTGGAGAAGGAGACCGGCTTCACCCTGGGCTACGATAAGTACAATTGGGAGCAGCATCCTGACCACTTCATCCTGGCCGACTGCAAGGGCGAGATGGACTTTGGCGAGGGCAAGAAGAGCATCTACGCTCTGCCCACTGCGGAGATCCTGGTGCAGAAGGACAAGGAGGTCCAGATGGCGGTAAACGAGTACGGTTCCGGCCGTGCGGTGTACCTGTCCGGCCTGCCTTACTCCTTCGAGAACAGCCGTGTGCTGTACCGCTCCATCCTGTGGAGCACCCACGATGAGGCGGAGCTGAACAAGTGGTTCTCTTCCAACTACAACGTGGAGGTCCACGCTTACGTGAAGAACGGCAAGTACTGCGTGGTCAACAACACCTATGAGCCTCAGTCCACCACGGTCTACAAGGGTGACGGCTCCAGCTTCCAGCTGGATTTGGCTGCCAACGAGATCCGCTGGTACGAGATCTGA
- a CDS encoding VOC family protein: protein MLSEVMHIGITVSDMERSISFYRDVLGLDYQGELIMEGPETDALFRCTGCKVRVAYLNGSSELFAPPLELIQFLEPRFEVSRPDLQKTSISEICFRCEDIDRLYRYLKDHKVECLSEPQSFDFTRYGFGKSRAIYFKDPDGIILEAIQDAGE from the coding sequence ATGCTGAGTGAGGTCATGCATATTGGAATTACAGTCAGCGACATGGAGCGTTCTATCTCATTTTACAGAGATGTTTTAGGGCTTGACTATCAGGGTGAACTGATTATGGAGGGACCAGAGACTGACGCTTTATTTCGCTGTACTGGATGTAAAGTGCGGGTTGCCTATCTGAATGGGAGTTCAGAACTATTTGCCCCGCCGCTAGAATTGATTCAATTTTTGGAACCTCGATTTGAAGTAAGCCGCCCTGATCTGCAGAAGACTTCCATTTCCGAAATATGTTTTCGCTGTGAAGATATCGACAGACTGTATCGGTATCTGAAGGATCATAAAGTGGAGTGCTTGTCCGAACCGCAGTCTTTTGATTTTACAAGATACGGCTTTGGCAAGAGCAGAGCGATATATTTCAAAGACCCGGATGGAATCATTTTAGAAGCGATTCAAGACGCTGGAGAATAA
- a CDS encoding helix-turn-helix domain-containing protein produces the protein MVTCEMEVTLKMIGGKCKPLILDSLIRNGTQRFSELMREITQVSQRTLTNQLRELESDGLITRTVYAEVPPRVEYSITPKGKSLEHILELMCEWGEKNIDDRFVMTNPQCSDCED, from the coding sequence ATGGTCACTTGCGAGATGGAAGTAACCTTGAAAATGATTGGCGGGAAATGTAAGCCGCTCATTTTGGATAGCCTAATCCGCAACGGCACACAGAGGTTCAGTGAGCTGATGCGGGAGATCACTCAGGTTTCTCAAAGGACCCTTACAAACCAGCTTCGTGAACTGGAAAGTGACGGTTTGATTACCCGCACGGTATATGCAGAAGTCCCGCCACGGGTAGAATATTCCATCACTCCAAAGGGAAAGTCTCTGGAACATATTTTGGAGCTCATGTGTGAGTGGGGGGAAAAGAACATTGATGACCGGTTTGTCATGACGAATCCGCAATGTTCCGACTGTGAAGATTGA
- a CDS encoding MATE family efflux transporter: MAKAVEPMTSGSISKRMIFFALPLLLGNLFQQLYNTVDSLIVGNFLGSSALAAVSSSGSLIFMLIGFLSGISSGAGVVVSRYFGAEDKNGVHRAVHTTVAFGLVAGLLMTAAGVLLSPQILIWMGTPESVMPESITYLQIYFSGSLGFVMYNIFVGILQAIGDSRHPLYYLMISSVINLVLDILFIEVFHTGVGGAALATVISQVFSAILCLIQLLRTHSSYQLKITRIRFDSKMLGQIIRIGLPSGVQNSIIAFANVVVQSYINAFGEMAMAGYGAYSKIEGFAFLPINSFTMAMTTFVGQNLGAGQAERTKRGARFGIWATVILAELIGIVVFLLAPQLIAAFDPTPDVIRFGVEKARTAALFYCLLAYSHSVASILRGAGKAVVPMIIMMAFWCVIRVAFLAVSIPLTHAIQMVYVVYPLTWGLSSIVFFFYYKQANWMNQIHVNEKEG; encoded by the coding sequence ATGGCAAAAGCGGTCGAACCGATGACGAGCGGTTCGATTTCCAAACGAATGATTTTCTTTGCTTTGCCGCTCCTGCTGGGGAACTTGTTTCAGCAGCTCTATAATACGGTCGACTCTCTGATCGTAGGTAATTTTCTGGGAAGCAGTGCGCTGGCTGCAGTTAGTTCATCCGGAAGTCTGATTTTTATGCTGATCGGGTTCCTGAGTGGTATTTCATCCGGTGCTGGTGTTGTTGTGTCCAGATATTTCGGAGCGGAAGATAAAAATGGCGTTCACCGTGCAGTCCATACGACAGTGGCCTTTGGCCTTGTTGCCGGATTGTTGATGACTGCGGCAGGTGTTTTGCTGTCCCCACAGATTCTGATATGGATGGGGACGCCGGAGAGTGTTATGCCGGAATCAATTACATATTTACAGATCTATTTTTCCGGTTCTCTGGGCTTTGTCATGTACAACATCTTTGTAGGTATTCTGCAAGCGATTGGGGACAGCCGCCATCCACTGTATTATCTGATGATCTCCTCGGTGATCAATCTGGTACTGGATATCCTGTTTATTGAAGTGTTCCATACAGGCGTTGGGGGAGCAGCGTTAGCTACCGTAATTTCACAGGTGTTCAGCGCAATTTTATGTTTGATTCAGCTGCTGCGGACCCACAGCAGCTATCAGCTTAAAATCACAAGAATTCGATTTGACTCCAAAATGCTGGGACAGATTATACGCATTGGACTTCCCTCAGGAGTACAGAACTCAATCATAGCGTTTGCCAACGTTGTGGTACAGTCCTATATCAACGCCTTTGGTGAAATGGCAATGGCGGGCTATGGTGCTTACAGCAAAATCGAAGGCTTTGCTTTTTTGCCGATCAACAGCTTTACCATGGCCATGACGACCTTCGTGGGGCAAAATCTCGGTGCAGGACAGGCGGAACGGACCAAAAGAGGCGCGCGGTTTGGAATTTGGGCAACGGTCATTTTGGCGGAACTAATTGGCATTGTGGTGTTCTTGCTGGCTCCGCAGTTGATAGCCGCGTTTGATCCCACACCGGACGTAATTCGTTTTGGGGTGGAAAAGGCAAGAACTGCCGCACTGTTTTATTGCCTGCTGGCTTACTCGCATTCTGTTGCCTCCATACTTCGTGGAGCCGGAAAAGCGGTTGTGCCCATGATTATCATGATGGCGTTCTGGTGTGTGATCCGGGTCGCATTTCTTGCAGTCAGTATACCGCTGACCCATGCCATTCAAATGGTCTATGTGGTCTATCCGCTGACATGGGGACTTAGCTCTATTGTGTTTTTCTTTTACTATAAACAAGCAAATTGGATGAATCAGATCCATGTGAACGAAAAGGAAGGCTGA
- a CDS encoding flavodoxin family protein, giving the protein MNILILNGSPRHHGNTHAALQTMKGLLEDRNIVEVLDVCNLKLSGCCACDSCKRNGGHCVCPDESDVVIQKIVQADAVIFGTPVYWWGMSAQLKMVVDKFYSQDSQFKTMHKKIGVMVVGANELENPQYRLIHEQFRCIAEYLHWDPAFSMSFSAYEPGELMTQNGVLDQLKEACDTITNQN; this is encoded by the coding sequence ATGAATATATTAATTCTGAACGGAAGTCCAAGGCATCACGGCAATACCCATGCTGCGCTCCAGACGATGAAAGGGCTTCTGGAAGACAGAAACATCGTTGAAGTTCTGGATGTCTGCAATCTGAAGCTCAGCGGCTGCTGCGCGTGCGATAGCTGCAAAAGGAATGGCGGGCATTGTGTTTGTCCTGACGAATCCGATGTAGTGATTCAAAAAATTGTACAGGCGGATGCAGTGATTTTCGGCACGCCGGTTTATTGGTGGGGCATGTCGGCCCAGCTGAAAATGGTTGTGGACAAGTTCTATTCCCAGGATTCTCAGTTCAAGACTATGCACAAAAAAATTGGTGTTATGGTAGTCGGCGCCAATGAGCTGGAGAATCCGCAGTACCGCCTGATCCACGAGCAGTTCCGCTGTATTGCCGAATATCTGCACTGGGATCCGGCATTTTCCATGTCTTTCTCCGCATACGAGCCGGGGGAGCTGATGACGCAGAACGGCGTGCTCGATCAGCTGAAAGAGGCTTGTGATACCATTACAAACCAGAATTGA
- a CDS encoding SDR family oxidoreductase, with the protein MKKLVVVTGASSGIGMEFAKRFSSEGHPVLMLARRKEVMEELNLPNCLCRSVDVTDLSAMQAAIKEAETLYGKTDLLINCAGLMLLGYPAEQDFEEWSRMIDVNVKGVLAGTKAVLADMMARNEGTIINISSIAGRKTFDNHSVYCGTKYAVHAITESMRKEVSGSNVRMIVIAPGVVETPLLSHTSSQEIKDNYNLWKQSIEGGLEPSQIADCAWFAYQMPQNVCVREIVIAKTKQED; encoded by the coding sequence ATGAAGAAATTAGTTGTTGTTACCGGAGCCAGCTCTGGTATTGGTATGGAGTTTGCCAAGCGTTTTTCCAGCGAGGGTCATCCTGTCCTGATGCTGGCCAGAAGGAAAGAAGTGATGGAAGAGCTGAATCTGCCCAACTGCCTCTGCCGCAGCGTAGATGTCACCGACCTTTCCGCTATGCAGGCCGCTATCAAAGAGGCGGAAACTTTGTACGGAAAGACGGATTTGCTGATCAACTGTGCCGGTCTGATGCTGCTGGGCTATCCGGCGGAGCAGGACTTTGAGGAATGGAGCCGCATGATCGACGTCAATGTCAAAGGTGTTCTGGCCGGGACAAAAGCTGTGCTGGCTGATATGATGGCCCGCAATGAGGGAACCATCATCAACATCAGCTCCATTGCCGGAAGAAAAACCTTTGATAACCACTCTGTCTATTGCGGGACCAAGTATGCGGTTCATGCCATTACCGAAAGCATGCGCAAAGAAGTTTCCGGCAGCAATGTCCGCATGATCGTGATTGCTCCCGGCGTTGTGGAAACACCGCTTCTCTCCCATACCTCCAGTCAGGAGATCAAGGACAACTACAATCTCTGGAAGCAGAGCATTGAGGGCGGGCTGGAGCCTTCCCAGATTGCGGACTGTGCCTGGTTTGCCTATCAGATGCCGCAGAACGTCTGCGTCCGTGAAATCGTGATCGCAAAAACGAAGCAGGAGGACTAA
- a CDS encoding aldo/keto reductase, producing MKYRTLGRTGLKVSEIGLGGEWFNGLTAEESTAIVDAAQEHGINYIDIFMPQAPTRDNLGVALQGRRDQFIIQGHLCTIYEDGQYTRTRDIEKTKRSFADLLERLHTDYIDVGMIHYIDSEEDYQTVFEGPVLEYAKELKEKGVIRHIGMSSHNPHIALKAVESGWIDVLMFSINPAYDMEAADTDIYDLMEFKGMEKSGLVVDEARQELYSACEAKGVAITVMKPLGAGTLLKAESSPFGVAMTVSQCIQYCLDRNGVKVVIVGCHTVEEVLEAVKYYDVTDEERSYAHIFSSGNAIHMTGRCMYCNHCQPCPAHIDIAAVTKFLDLATQQDTVPETVAQHYWALSATAEDCLMCGRCEPNCPFGVKIRENMKKAQEIFQRK from the coding sequence ATGAAATACAGAACATTGGGACGGACCGGATTAAAGGTCAGCGAGATTGGGTTGGGCGGCGAGTGGTTCAACGGCCTGACCGCAGAAGAAAGTACGGCGATCGTGGATGCAGCGCAGGAGCATGGAATCAACTACATTGACATCTTCATGCCGCAGGCTCCTACCCGTGATAACCTCGGCGTTGCCTTGCAGGGACGCCGGGATCAGTTTATCATCCAGGGTCATCTCTGCACCATCTATGAGGATGGTCAGTACACCCGTACCCGTGATATCGAAAAGACAAAGCGTTCCTTTGCTGATCTGCTGGAGCGTCTGCATACCGACTATATCGATGTTGGCATGATCCATTACATTGACAGTGAAGAGGATTATCAGACCGTTTTTGAAGGACCTGTCCTGGAATACGCAAAGGAACTGAAGGAAAAGGGTGTTATCCGGCATATCGGGATGAGCTCCCACAATCCGCACATTGCCCTGAAAGCCGTGGAGAGCGGGTGGATCGACGTTCTGATGTTCAGCATCAACCCCGCCTACGATATGGAGGCAGCCGACACCGATATTTACGACCTGATGGAATTTAAGGGCATGGAAAAGAGCGGCCTGGTTGTGGATGAAGCACGTCAGGAGCTATATTCTGCCTGTGAGGCCAAGGGCGTAGCGATTACCGTTATGAAGCCCTTGGGGGCTGGTACGCTGCTGAAAGCAGAGAGTTCTCCCTTTGGTGTGGCTATGACGGTTTCTCAGTGTATTCAATATTGTTTGGACCGCAACGGCGTAAAAGTTGTGATTGTCGGCTGCCACACCGTGGAAGAAGTGCTGGAGGCGGTAAAATACTACGATGTGACCGATGAAGAGCGCAGCTATGCCCATATTTTCAGCAGCGGTAATGCGATCCACATGACCGGGCGCTGTATGTACTGCAACCACTGCCAGCCCTGTCCCGCTCATATTGATATTGCAGCTGTAACCAAGTTTTTGGATCTGGCAACCCAGCAGGATACAGTGCCAGAAACGGTAGCGCAGCATTATTGGGCACTTTCAGCTACGGCAGAGGATTGCCTGATGTGCGGACGGTGTGAACCTAACTGTCCGTTCGGTGTCAAGATTCGGGAAAACATGAAGAAAGCACAAGAGATTTTCCAGCGTAAATAA